The Verrucomicrobiia bacterium genome contains the following window.
TTTTTAAATCATTTCACTCATGGCCAACATCATCATTGTCTGGGGCCACTGGGGCCCCTACCACTGCCGCCGTTACGAGGCCTTCCGTGACCACGCCGCGCTCGCGGGGCATCGCGTCACCGGCGTTTCTCTCTTTAGCGGCAGCAGCGCCAACCAATGGCGTCCCGAACAACTGCCCCGCGGCGTCGTCCATTTCGATTTGGGAAAAGACGAAGCGAAATTTCCCACGCGCAAACTCTGCACCCTCATGGGCGTGCCCAAAAAAACCGGCGCTGAAATTGCCCTGTTGCCTTCGTATGACCATTGGTCGCTCGTGTTGAACCTGGCCGTTCGCGTTGCAGGCGGACGCATAGTCATGATGAATGAAACGCACGGTGGCACCGCCCGCGCGCACGGATGGAAAGCGGGCATCAAGCAACGCATCGTATCGCGCTTTCACGCCGGATTCGTCGGCGGCGCGCCGCACGTGCGATATTTTTCCTCGCTCGGTTTGCCGGAACATAAAATCTTCACCGGCTACGACGCCGTAGATAACGACTATTTTGCCCGGCGAACTGGCGAAGTGCGAAACCAGGAAACGGAATTTCGCCGGCGTTACGAACTGCCCTCAAATTATTTTTTAGGCCTCGGACGGTTCGTTCATAAAAAGAATTTTTCGACGCTGATTTGCGCGTATCGAAAATTTCTCGATTCCGATCCCGCTTCTCGTACGCACCTCGTCCTGGTTGGCGCAGGCGAGGAAGACGGCGATTTGCGCGCGCTATCTCGGAAAAATCATTTGCCG
Protein-coding sequences here:
- a CDS encoding glycosyltransferase family 4 protein produces the protein MANIIIVWGHWGPYHCRRYEAFRDHAALAGHRVTGVSLFSGSSANQWRPEQLPRGVVHFDLGKDEAKFPTRKLCTLMGVPKKTGAEIALLPSYDHWSLVLNLAVRVAGGRIVMMNETHGGTARAHGWKAGIKQRIVSRFHAGFVGGAPHVRYFSSLGLPEHKIFTGYDAVDNDYFARRTGEVRNQETEFRRRYELPSNYFLGLGRFVHKKNFSTLICAYRKFLDSDPASRTHLVLVGAGEEDGDLRALSRKNHLPVYEKVSAGNSDDGQEDRRAPGVHFYGFRQINENPVFYALADAFVMPSLWEEWGLVVNEAMACGLPVVVSHTAGCAEDLLKTGWPMLPNLLTTCLPFQWTQMPGRIRRNGFVFEPTSASSLGVTLSTLATSPALRKVMGEASRTIIEDFSCEVFARNALLATRAAGNLPLPPDEPPLAQTLDASPQVS